The genomic stretch GTTTTTCTTTGCCGGGTTAGGCTTGATCCGCTATCTCCCTTACGCAGCTGTCATCCTCTTGTCTATCCTCTATATGACTTATGATCGGTTAATGGTATAATAGTAATAAGTATAAATATCGCAGGAGAAATTTTTATGGATAAAATAAGATTGGCAGTTGTCGGACCAGCCGATTCGGTTGCCTTAATTCACGAAGTTGCCATGGAACGATCAGATTATTTAGAGCCGGTATCCATTGTTTACCAAGATGCTTCGGAAGTAACGAAAATATTGGAACGGTATGAAAATAATTTCGATATATGGCTATTTTCGGGAATTGTTCCCTATCAACGGGCTTTGGCACTAAAAACGAATAAATCTTTATTTTATATTCCACATACAGGGGCGAGTCTTTATCGGGCTTTGCTGCAAATTACCCATATTGAACAGTTGGCAATTGAAAGCATCAGTTTTGATACATTTAGTCAAAAAGAAGTGGAAGAAACCTTTCACGATATTGATTTGCCGCTGCCTAAAATTTATGTCAATCATTACGCCGGGATTGTATCTGCCGGAGAAATAACCGAATATCATTATAATTTATGGAAAGACGGAAAAACCAATATTGCCGTCACTTGTTTTTGGGCAACCTATGAAAACCTTAAAAAGCTGGGCGTACCGATATTTCGCATTTGGCCAACCCGGAGTAATATCCGGACCGGACTGGCGATTGCCATTAATGCATTTGAAGCCCAGCGGTTTAAGGGAAGCCAGCTGGCTATTCAGCATATCGCAATCGAGGATTATGACGACATTGTTCGCGACAGTTCCAGTTACAGCGCGAAACGAATCGAATTGCGTTTATATGAGATACTGGTAGGATATGCTGAAATGCTGAAGGGATCGCTGGTCTTACGCGGCGGCGGTCAGTTCACCTTATATTCGACCAGAGGAATTCTGGAAGAAACTACGGAAAAATTTACAATTATGCCTATTTTTGAGGATATTACCCGGAATGTGGCAGCAAAAGTAAGCGGCGGCATTGGTTTTGGCTCTACTGCCTATGCGGCGGAAGAAAATGCGTTCCAAGCATTAGGCATTGCTAAACAGAAGGGAAAAGGGCGCTGGATGGTAGTGACGGACAACCGGGAAGTAATCGGCCCGTTAAGTTCCGCGGTTCATCTAAAATATTCCATCCGGGCTGACGATGCTGCCTGCCGCAAGTTTGCCGAGCAGTTAAATATCAGTCTTACTACCGTGAATAAATTATTAGTTGCCATCGATAAATTGGATAAGGATGTTATTGGGGCCGATGAATTAGCCATGTATTTGGCGATTACCCCGCGCAGCGCCAGGCGCCTTTTGAATACGCTGGTCGATCAGGGATTGGCCGGAGCAGCCGGGGAAGAGCTGCTGGTGAAAGGCCGTCCCCGCAAATTGTACAAAATTTTTTTGGATTTGCTGCTGCGGCCAATGATGAATTTAGCTTGAAATAAACAGATTGACAAATTTTACTTTTTTTGTTATGCTGTTTTTGATAAATAAAAGATAGAGCAATGAAGCTCTCGCCAATAGTGCGAGAGCTTTTTCTTGTTATTAAGGATATAAAATATTTTTAAAAACATTTTAGGAAATGTCTATAAATAACCCAAAATGAGTGATATAATGAAAACAATTAATTTTTAGGATAAGGTGGTTTTAAAATGTGGGATCCAAGATTTGATTCTGATCTTGCAAAGCAGCTGGTTGTCTGGCGCCGGACGTTTCACAAGTTTCCGGAAGTAAGCAACCACGAGAAACAAACATCATTGGCTGTTGCGGCTGCTTTACAAAACATGGGAATTGAAGCACAGACATTTGCTGACCATTTTGGGGTTTGCGGCATTATCCGGGGGAAAGTTCCCGGTCCGACCGTTGTATTCCGCACCGATATGGATGCCCTGCCAATTACGGAGGCCAATGACGTTTCTTACCGGTCGACCTGCGAAGGAGTAATGCATGCTTGCGGTCATGATGGCCACATGGCGATTGCGTTAGGCGTGGCGAAAATGTTTTCGCTATGCCGCAGCACAATGGCAGGAAACATTAAGGTGCTGTTTCAGCCGGCGGAAGAAGCTGCGCCTGTTGGCGGTGCAAATTTACTGATTCAAAGCGGAGTGCTGGACGATGCGGCTGTCATTTTTGCTTTGCATTTGTGGCCGGATCTGTTATGTGGTCAGATTGGCATTCATCCGGGACCAATGATGGCCGCCTCCGATCGGTTTACTATCCGGATTCTGGGAAAGGGAGCCCATGCCGGACAGCCGCACCGCGGCGTGGATTCGATTGCTATTGCCGCCGATGTCATACAAGGAATGGGGCATATCATGAATCGCCGGATTGATCCGCTGGAAACCGCTACTCTTTCGATTGGGACTATTCAGGGCGGCGAACGGTATAATGTAGTCGCCAGGGAAGTGACAATGGAGGGAACGGTTCGCACTTTGAACGAAAACGTCAGGACTGACATACCGGACAAGGTAAAAAATTTACTGGAAGGTGTGACTGCCTCCCAGGGAGGAACGTATGCTCTGGATTACCGCTATGGCTATCCTGTGCTGAGCAATGGGGCGAAACCGACGGAACTGGTTATTCAGGCGGCAAAGGAAATACTCGGTGACAGCGCAGTACATAGCGATTTGAAACCCGTTCTGGCTGCCGAAGATTTTGGCCGATATCTCGCTAAAATTCCCGGTGCTTATTTTTGGTTAGGCTGTGCCAGCGAGGGAAAACCTCGTTATAACTTACACAATCCATCTTTTGATATAGACGAAGCTGCCTTGCTGATCGGTGTTAAGATTATGTATCAAACGGGTCTGGCGGCACTGGCCCATTATAGTAAAGTGGTTTAATTAAGGAAATATCCATTAATAGCCGTAAAATATCAGATTCGTATTTAAAGGGAGGGATGGCAATAAGGCTTGATTAGACGATTAGGTAATCGTGCAGCAGGAAGACAGAATTTAAAGGAGGTCTGTGTATTCATGAGTGATTTGGCAACGCAGCCGGCAATAAAACCGCCTTCAGGCAGCGACTTTTTGAAGAAAATTGAAATTTTCGGCAATAAACTTCCCAATCCGGCAATATTATTTTTACTTTTCTTTGCTTTTCTCGCCGTACTTTCTGCTATTTTGGCATCGTTGAATATGACGGCAATAAGCCCGCTGGACCACAAGACGATATACATAAAAAGCCTGCTTAGCAGGGAAGGAATCAGCTGGCTTTTTACCAACATGATTAAAAATTATCTCAACTTTCCGCCTCTCGGTATGATTTTGGTTCTAACTTTAGGCATGGGGCTGGCAGAAAAAGCCGGTTTAATGGATGCTGCCATTAAAGCTTCTATCCATTCTATCCCAAAGCGGTACGTTACTTTTACTATAGTGATTATCAGTTTTATGAGCCATATCGCATCCGATGCGGCGATTGTCATTGTCCCCCCGATAGCCGCCA from Veillonellales bacterium encodes the following:
- a CDS encoding amidohydrolase; this translates as MWDPRFDSDLAKQLVVWRRTFHKFPEVSNHEKQTSLAVAAALQNMGIEAQTFADHFGVCGIIRGKVPGPTVVFRTDMDALPITEANDVSYRSTCEGVMHACGHDGHMAIALGVAKMFSLCRSTMAGNIKVLFQPAEEAAPVGGANLLIQSGVLDDAAVIFALHLWPDLLCGQIGIHPGPMMAASDRFTIRILGKGAHAGQPHRGVDSIAIAADVIQGMGHIMNRRIDPLETATLSIGTIQGGERYNVVAREVTMEGTVRTLNENVRTDIPDKVKNLLEGVTASQGGTYALDYRYGYPVLSNGAKPTELVIQAAKEILGDSAVHSDLKPVLAAEDFGRYLAKIPGAYFWLGCASEGKPRYNLHNPSFDIDEAALLIGVKIMYQTGLAALAHYSKVV